The Rhizoctonia solani chromosome 1, complete sequence sequence aagggggtttttcctGTGGCGGAATGTTTTGCATTGTTGTAAGCATATTCCGCTAGTGGCAACCAGGTAGCCCAGTTGGAGTGGTCTGCAGCAACatatgatctgaggtagaattcaataaactgATTCACCctctctgtttggccatcagattctgggtggtaggctgatgagaagGCCGGTTTAACCCCTAATTGCTGGTATAGTGCCCTTAGAAACTTTCCCGTGAATGTGGTTCCACAatccaaaatggttttaACCGGTAATCCGTGCAATTTCCAGACATGACTGACAAATAGGTCTGCTAGCCCCTTAGCGGTCACCTTTTTTGAGGTTGGGATAAAGTGCCCGAACttggaaaaggagtcaatgactaccaAGATTGCATCGTGCCCATTTGACttagggaatcctgtgataaagtcatacaagatggtgtggaatggAAATGGGGGGACTTCCAGCGGTTTTAGCGCTATGACTGGTGCATGGGCTTGtcgattggcttggcataccgggcaacattccacccattccttggcggaggacttcatgcctggccaccagtagttacaaCTTAGTAGTTCCAAGGTACGTTGTTGTCcggggtgtcctgccaggggtgCGTCATGGAATTCTCTGAGTAGCCGTTCCTTCAGGGCTTCCGAGTCTGGGACTACTAGTTTGCCACGGTACCAgaggaggtcctcttcccagtcataatcctTGTATGCCTTACGGATGGAGGGGGGAGCGttgtccgcatcttctgtgaggaattggataataGACTCAAGGGATGGGTCTTCTCTAAGCTTGGTGCggatttccgtgacaatttccagttcctcttctgacgtATTGGCAAAAACTTCTGTAGGGATCATAACTTCTGGTTTGGGGGGAAGATCAACATAGTCTGCGCGTCGGGACAgtgcgtctggtttccctgattgtttcccggGTCAgtagtggatctcaaagttgaagtcactcaggaagatgcgccatctAGCGTGCCTGCGGTTGAAGGTCCTAGCCTGcctccaatattccaggttcctgtgATCTGTGAAGACCTGAATTGgtttgtctgttgcttccaggaaaattTGCCATTCTTCCAGGGCTTTGATAATTGCTAgaagttccttattgtgggtgtcatagttggcttctgCGCTGgaaaaggacttggacatatatgcgACTGGGTGAAGGCGGTTATCCTCTCCTTGCTGACTtaagatggctcccatggctactcctgacgcgtccgtttctaggtagtagggaagactggggttggagtggattaGGACAGGTGACTGGGTGACGAGGGACTTTAGTTCCTGGAAAGCAGTTTCCTccaggttaccccatgaccaaggggtttccttttggtgaggttatgTAGAGGTCGCGCGACAGAACTAAAATAGAGGGTCGCGCGACAGAACtaaaattgggaatgaaccGGCGGAGATAATTGACAAAACCtaagaaggcctggacctgtttgaccgttttaGGTGTG is a genomic window containing:
- a CDS encoding Retrotransposable element Tf2 protein, producing the protein MDNLVDSFEFVSLALDSNKKPLLFIDLYVQNSPAEPLRTLIDSGATSNFISPSVVEKLKIPKTQLKNPQVVRMLDGTISQTGRIWHQVHLTVLANGHSHSIPFLVCPIGNTPAILGMTWLTAEAPLIDWQQGLVTFPEQVQIASEEEADLDPLADLPPQYHEFARVFGEEEFKVLPPHREYAISIDLVPDAKLSPGPIYGMTDAESKALKQHINEELATGKICPSTSSAGAPVMFVKKADGSLRLVVDYRKLNKVTHKNVYPLPRQDDLMAKLRNAKLFTKLDLRWGYNNVRIKEGDEWKTAFRTKYGLFEYLVMPFGLTNAPAAFQHFMNDLFRDLIDVTVVIYLDNILIFSKKPEDHPSHVREVLSQLMKNQLFCKLSKCHFHVTTVDYLGIVISPAGFSMDQKKIEAVTSWPTPKTVKQVQAFLGFVNYLRRFIPNFSSETPWSWGNLEETAFQELKSLVTQSPVLIHSNPSLPYYLETDASGVAMGAILSQQGEDNRLHPVAYMSKSFSSAEANYDTHNKELLAIIKALEEWQIFLEATDKPIQVFTDHRNLEYWRQARTFNRRHARWRIFLRKPDALSRRADYVDLPPKPEVMIPTEVFANTSEEELEIVTEIRTKLREDPSLESIIQFLTEDADNAPPSIRKAYKDYDWEEDLLWYRGKLVVPDSEALKERLLREFHDAPLAGHPGQQRTLELLSCNYWWPGMKSSAKEWVECCPVCQANRQAHAPVIALKPLEVPPFPFHTILYDFITGFPKSNGHDAILVVIDSFSKFGHFIPTSKKVTAKGLADLFVSHVWKLHGLPVKTILDCGTTFTGKFLRALYQQLGVKPAFSSAYHPESDGQTERVNQFIEFYLRSYVAADHSNWATWLPLAEYAYNNAKHSATGKTPFELVYGRNPVMNPSNVPANVPEADLVADT